From Xenopus tropicalis strain Nigerian chromosome 3, UCB_Xtro_10.0, whole genome shotgun sequence, the proteins below share one genomic window:
- the srrt gene encoding serrate RNA effector molecule homolog (The RefSeq protein has 3 substitutions, 2 frameshifts compared to this genomic sequence), translated as MADSDDEYDRRRRDKFRRERSDYDRSREREERRRDDWSDREWDRGRERRSRGEYRDYESRSRRERFSPQRHDLSPPQKRMRRDWDDHGSDPYHSGYDMPYSSAAGGPGYGPPQPWGHPEIHVMQHHGIPIQARLGNLHEVDLGTPAPIMKTFKEFLLSLEDSVDETEAVKRYNDYKIDFRRQQMQEFFLAHKDEEWFRSKYHPDEVGKHKQESQAALRNRLSAFMYLMENSWLNEVQLDIAQSTAIIKVLDAAVIKMEGGTEIDLKILDEEEEEAKREAAKKEEARATEAEKKVTEEKEPPAKPEKDKEAETEEKPVKPEEEEEEKKVEKEEPERETRKPGTRKRKRSGDSDDGSDSESDTETASPKPKAETPSQNGRAEDTPKKEEETEKQKEKQKEDPVKPRPLHKTCSIFMRNIPPNISKAEITALCKRYPGFMRVALSEPQPERRFLRKAYVTFDRSVNIKEICWSVQNIRLRECELSPGVNRDLTYRVRNINGITMHRPIVRNDIKLAARLIHALDERALLWEGEQGDQMVSAQNPILKNITDYLIDEVNAEEEELLFSAGRTPETETPKEGNPTEISVERDEKLIKVLDKLLFYLRIVHSVDYYNTCEYPNEDEMPTRCGMMHVRGPLPPNRVSHGEVAEWQKTFEEKLSPLFAVRETLSEEEAVKMGKKDPEQEVEKFVTANTQELGKEKWLCPLSGKKFKGPEFVRKHIFNKHGEKIEEVKKEVAFQTLPDRQQRPALPEVEPLRPPVGTAGQALAAGLLYPHQGPQALLPYAQPRPPVLGYAGAPQFPPTPYGAGRGNYDAFRGQGMYPGKPRNRMIRGDPRAIIEYRDLDAPDDVEFF; from the exons ATGGCCGACAGTGATGACGAATACGATCGCAGGAGGAGGGACAAGTTCCGGCGGGAGAGAAGCGACTATGACCGATCCAGGgaaagggaggagaggaggagggaCGACTGGAGCGACCG AGAATGGGATCGTGGGAGAGAGAGGCGGAGCCGCGGAGAGTACAGAGACTATGAAAGCAGGAGCCGCAGAGAGAGGTTTTCCCCCCAACGGCACGATCTCAGCCCCCCCCAGAAACGCATGAGAAGAGACTG GGATGACCATGGCTCGGACCCATACCACAGTGGCTATGATATGCCCTACTCCAGTGCAGCCGGCGGCCCGGGGTATGGTCCCCCCCAGCCTTGGGGACATCCAGAAATACACGTTATGCAGCATCATGGCATTCCTATCCAGGCCAG ACTTGGGAACTTGCACGAGGTGGATCTGGGGACCCCGGCCCCCATTATGAAGACCTTTAAAGAGTTCCTGCTCTCCCTGGAAGACTCGGTGGATGAGACGGAGGCGGTAAAGCGCTACAACGATTACAAGATTGATTTCCGGCGGCAGCAGATGCAGGAGTTCTTCCTCGCGCACAAAGATGAGGAGTG GTTCCGCTCCAAGTATCACCCAGATGAAGTGGGAAAGCATAAACAGGAATCCCAGGCTGCTCTGCGCAACCGGCTCAGTGCATTCATGTACCTCATGGAAAACAGCTGGTTAAATGAGGTGCAACTGGACATCGCTCAGTCTACAGCCATCATCAAGGTGTTGGACGCAG CCGTCATAAAGATGGAGGGGGGAACGGAAATCGACCTCAAGATtctagatgaggaggaggaagaggcaaAGAGAGAGGCTGCAAAGAAAGAGGAAGCACGAGCGACCGAAGCTGAGAAGAAGGTGACGGAGGAGAAGGAACCCCCAGCCAAG CCTGAAAAAGACAAAGAAGCTGAAACTGAAGAGAAACCTGTAAAAcccgaggaggaggaggaagagaagaAGGTAGAAAAGGAAGAGCCAGAGAGGGAAACGAGAAAG cctggcacCAGGAAGCGCAAGAGAAGTGGCGACAGTGACGATGGGAGTGACTCTGAGTCCGACACTGAGACAGCAAGTCCTAAGCCAAAGGCGGAAACTCCCAGCCAGAACGGTCGGG CCGAGGATACTCCGAAAAAGGAGGAAGAAACCGAAAAGCAGAAAGAGAAGCAGAAAGAAGACCCAGTGAAACCGCGGCCGCTGCACAAAACCTGCTCCATCTTTATGAGGAACATTCCTCCCAACATTTCCAAAGCAGAGATCACTGCG CTGTGCAAGAGGTATCCTGGCTTCATGAGGGTTGCGCTGTCTGAGCCCCAACCAGAGAGAAG GTTTCTTCGGAAAGCATACGTGACGTTCGATCGCAGCGTCAACATCAAGGAGATCTGCTGGAGCGTGCAGAATATCCGG CTCCGTGAGTGTGAACTGAGTCCCGGGGTGAACAGAGACCTGACCTATCGAGTGCGGAATATAAACGGCATAACCATGCACCGCCCCATTGTGCGCAATGATATCAAGCTGGCAGCAAGGCTGATCCACGCTCTGGATGAGAGAGCTCtgctgtgggagggggagcagggggacCAG ATGGTTTCAGCCCAGAATCCCATTCTGAAGAACATCACAGACTACCTTATTGATGAAGTGAACGCAGAGGAAGAAGAGCTCTTATTTAGTGCGGGAAGGACCCCTGAAACAGAGACCCCCAAGGAAGGGAACCCCACAGAGATCAGCGTGGAGCGGGACGAAAAGCTTATCAAG GTGCTGGATAAACTCCTATTTTACCTTCGTATTGTCCATTCTGTTGATTATTATAACACATGCGAGTACCCCAATGAGGATGAGATGCCAACGCGGTGTGGAATGATGCACGTGCGCggccccctgccccccaaccGCGTGTCACATGGTGAAG TGGCCGAGTGGCAGAAGACCTTTGAGGAGAAGTTGTCGCCCCTGTTTGCGGTTCGGGAGACCCTGTCTGAGGAGGAGGCAGTGAAGATGGGGAAGAAGGACCCAGAACAGGAAGTGGAGAAGTTTGTGACGGCCAACACCCAGGAGCTGGGCAAGGAGAAGTGGCTGTGCCCCCTCAGCGGCAAGAAATTCAAG GGACCGGAGTTTGTGCGCAAGCATATCTTCAACAAACATGGCGAGAAGATTGAGGAGGTGAAGAAGGAGGTGGCGTT TCAACAACTACCTGATCGACAGCA GCGCCCCGCCCTCCCCGAGGTCAAACCCTTGCAGCCGCCAGTTGGTACAGCCGGGCAAG CATTGGCCGCTGGGCTGCTGTACCCCCACCAGGGAC
- the srrt gene encoding serrate RNA effector molecule homolog isoform X2 has protein sequence MADSDDEYDRRRRDKFRRERSDYDRSREREERRRDDWSDREWDRGRERRSRGEYRDYESRSRRERFSPQRHDLSPPQKRMRRDWDDHGSDPYHSGYDMPYSSAAGGPGYGPPQPWGHPEIHVMQHHGIPIQARLGNLHEVDLGTPAPIMKTFKEFLLSLEDSVDETEAVKRYNDYKIDFRRQQMQEFFLAHKDEEWFRSKYHPDEVGKHKQESQAALRNRLSAFMYLMENSWLNEVQLDIAQSTAIIKVLDAAVIKMEGGTEIDLKILDEEEEEAKREAAKKEEARATEAEKKVTEEKEPPAKPEKDKEAETEEKPVKPEEEEEEKKVEKEEPERETRKPGTRKRKRSGDSDDGSDSESDTETASPKPKAETPSQNGRAEDTPKKEEETEKQKEKQKEDPVKPRPLHKTCSIFMRNIPPNISKAEITALCKRYPGFMRVALSEPQPERRFLRKAYVTFDRSVNIKEICWSVQNIRLRECELSPGVNRDLTYRVRNINGITMHRPIVRNDIKLAARLIHALDERALLWEGEQGDQMVSAQNPILKNITDYLIDEVNAEEEELLFSAGRTPETETPKEGNPTEISVERDEKLIKVLDKLLFYLRIVHSVDYYNTCEYPNEDEMPTRCGMMHVRGPLPPNRVSHGEVAEWQKTFEEKLSPLFAVRETLSEEEAVKMGKKDPEQEVEKFVTANTQELGKEKWLCPLSGKKFKGPEFVRKHIFNKHGEKIEEVKKEVAFFNNYLIDSKRPALPEVKPLQPPVGTAGQALAAGLLYPHQGPQALLPYAQPRPPVLGYAGAPQFPPTPYGAGRGNYDAFRGQGMYPGKPRNRMIRGDPRAIIEYRDLDAPDDVEFF, from the exons ATGGCCGACAGTGATGACGAATACGATCGCAGGAGGAGGGACAAGTTCCGGCGGGAGAGAAGCGACTATGACCGATCCAGGgaaagggaggagaggaggagggaCGACTGGAGCGACCG AGAATGGGATCGTGGGAGAGAGAGGCGGAGCCGCGGAGAGTACAGAGACTATGAAAGCAGGAGCCGCAGAGAGAGGTTTTCCCCCCAACGGCACGATCTCAGCCCCCCCCAGAAACGCATGAGAAGAGACTG GGATGACCATGGCTCGGACCCATACCACAGTGGCTATGATATGCCCTACTCCAGTGCAGCCGGCGGCCCGGGGTATGGTCCCCCCCAGCCTTGGGGACATCCAGAAATACACGTTATGCAGCATCATGGCATTCCTATCCAGGCCAG ACTTGGGAACTTGCACGAGGTGGATCTGGGGACCCCGGCCCCCATTATGAAGACCTTTAAAGAGTTCCTGCTCTCCCTGGAAGACTCGGTGGATGAGACGGAGGCGGTAAAGCGCTACAACGATTACAAGATTGATTTCCGGCGGCAGCAGATGCAGGAGTTCTTCCTCGCGCACAAAGATGAGGAGTG GTTCCGCTCCAAGTATCACCCAGATGAAGTGGGAAAGCATAAACAGGAATCCCAGGCTGCTCTGCGCAACCGGCTCAGTGCATTCATGTACCTCATGGAAAACAGCTGGTTAAATGAGGTGCAACTGGACATCGCTCAGTCTACAGCCATCATCAAGGTGTTGGACGCAG CCGTCATAAAGATGGAGGGGGGAACGGAAATCGACCTCAAGATtctagatgaggaggaggaagaggcaaAGAGAGAGGCTGCAAAGAAAGAGGAAGCACGAGCGACCGAAGCTGAGAAGAAGGTGACGGAGGAGAAGGAACCCCCAGCCAAG CCTGAAAAAGACAAAGAAGCTGAAACTGAAGAGAAACCTGTAAAAcccgaggaggaggaggaagagaagaAGGTAGAAAAGGAAGAGCCAGAGAGGGAAACGAGAAAG cctggcacCAGGAAGCGCAAGAGAAGTGGCGACAGTGACGATGGGAGTGACTCTGAGTCCGACACTGAGACAGCAAGTCCTAAGCCAAAGGCGGAAACTCCCAGCCAGAACGGTCGGG CCGAGGATACTCCGAAAAAGGAGGAAGAAACCGAAAAGCAGAAAGAGAAGCAGAAAGAAGACCCAGTGAAACCGCGGCCGCTGCACAAAACCTGCTCCATCTTTATGAGGAACATTCCTCCCAACATTTCCAAAGCAGAGATCACTGCG CTGTGCAAGAGGTATCCTGGCTTCATGAGGGTTGCGCTGTCTGAGCCCCAACCAGAGAGAAG GTTTCTTCGGAAAGCATACGTGACGTTCGATCGCAGCGTCAACATCAAGGAGATCTGCTGGAGCGTGCAGAATATCCGG CTCCGTGAGTGTGAACTGAGTCCCGGGGTGAACAGAGACCTGACCTATCGAGTGCGGAATATAAACGGCATAACCATGCACCGCCCCATTGTGCGCAATGATATCAAGCTGGCAGCAAGGCTGATCCACGCTCTGGATGAGAGAGCTCtgctgtgggagggggagcagggggacCAG ATGGTTTCAGCCCAGAATCCCATTCTGAAGAACATCACAGACTACCTTATTGATGAAGTGAACGCAGAGGAAGAAGAGCTCTTATTTAGTGCGGGAAGGACCCCTGAAACAGAGACCCCCAAGGAAGGGAACCCCACAGAGATCAGCGTGGAGCGGGACGAAAAGCTTATCAAG GTGCTGGATAAACTCCTATTTTACCTTCGTATTGTCCATTCTGTTGATTATTATAACACATGCGAGTACCCCAATGAGGATGAGATGCCAACGCGGTGTGGAATGATGCACGTGCGCggccccctgccccccaaccGCGTGTCACATGGTGAAG TGGCCGAGTGGCAGAAGACCTTTGAGGAGAAGTTGTCGCCCCTGTTTGCGGTTCGGGAGACCCTGTCTGAGGAGGAGGCAGTGAAGATGGGGAAGAAGGACCCAGAACAGGAAGTGGAGAAGTTTGTGACGGCCAACACCCAGGAGCTGGGCAAGGAGAAGTGGCTGTGCCCCCTCAGCGGCAAGAAATTCAAG GGACCGGAGTTTGTGCGCAAGCATATCTTCAACAAACATGGCGAGAAGATTGAGGAGGTGAAGAAGGAGGTGGCGTTCTTCAACAACTACCTGATCGACAGCAAGCGCCCCGCCCTCCCCGAGGTCAAACCCTTGCAGCCGCCAGTTGGTACAGCCGGGCAAG CATTGGCCGCTGGGCTGCTGTACCCCCACCAGGGAC